A window of Synergistaceae bacterium genomic DNA:
CCTCTCCGTCGGGGCCCGACAGGTCCTCCACGGACGTCACCTGCGGGCTGGTGAGGCTCACCAACAACGCCGGGACGATGATCTCCGAGGGCTACATGATCCGCCAGGGCGACGGGACATGGCTCATCACCGCGCCCGCCGGGACGGATTTGTTCAGAGTGGGACTGACCTTCATCCTGCCCGACGCGGGGGCGTCGGTTTCGCCGGGAGGGGGAGAGATCCGGGACTTCTCCGGAGGTCAGGCCGTGCTCTACACGGTGACTTCGGCGGACGGAAAGAACGAAACCACGTACCCGGTGAGGCTTGATGTACGGGACCTGCCAGTTCTGAACGGAACTCTGGTGGACCCTGACCCGGCCCGTTGGAGTCTCAGCCAGTCACAGAACGCCGACGGGACGTATTCGTTCACGGTGGAAGCGCCGCTGGCGGGGGGCGTGTTCCCAGACGGACCGGCTTACATTTACGCCTCTCTGGGAGGGAGCTATTCCTGCGTGACACTGGTGACGACCACGAGCGCCGACGGAGTGCCGGTGCTGCGGATAACGGGGACGGCGCAGACCCTGAGTGACCTCCAAAACCTCAGCATATCCCTGATCGAGTGGGGCCTGGCGGACGGCAGAGAGTACGTACAGAACCTGAACCCGCCCGCGACCTGTTTCACCATCGGCGTCGGGGGCTCCGTGTACGACGACGCCTCCGACGGAAACGACAGAAACAGTAAAAACGACAAAAAAGGCGGCGGCGGCGGATGCACGACAGGAACGGGATTTTTCCTGGGCCTGGCGGCGTTGGCGCCGCTGCTGACAGAAAAGAAAAAATGACAGAAAAAAATGCCAGAAAAAAATTGAAGGGAAAATAACATGGAAAAATCTGAACCGTCGGCCTGGCCGGCGGTTTTTTAGAATCGTATTACGCAATTTACTATAAAATATATAATAGAGATGAAACCCCAAAGACAAAATGTTAAAACATTGTCCGGGATCTTTCCACATTTCCGAATTTCCGACGCGGAATGGATTGCCGGGGAAGATTGTCAGGGAAGAATGGAGATTATGTCCGTGAAAGACCTGGAGAAAAACCTGGCTCCGACGCATATCAATCAATCGTCCGATAAATTGTTGAACCTGCTGGAAATCATGACGGAGCAACCGGAGCCTCTGCGTCTGCAGGATCTGGCGCGGATATGCGGCATGAACGCCAGCACGGCGCTGCGCTTTCTGAACGCCCTGCAGCGGCGAAAATACGTGGAGCAGGAAGCGTCCACGGGACGCTATTATCTGACGTTCAAACTGTGCGCTCTGGCCCAGAACGTCAATTCCTTCTTCGACATTCGCAGCGTCGCCCGCCCCTTTCTTCGCAACGTCACCCAAATATTTTCCGAATCCTGCAACCTTGCGGTGGAGAGCGACATGACCGTCATTTATATCGAGGTGGAAAAAGGGCCGAACAAAATGCTGATGAGCACCCAGCGCATCGGAAATGTGGCCCCCCTGTACTGCACGGGCGTGGGAAAGCTGTTTCTCACCGACTATTCCCCGACGGCGCTGGATCGACTGATCGCGCTGAAAGGGCTGACAAAATATACGGAATACACGATAACCGACCCGGAGGAGCTGAAGGCGGAACTGGAGCGCATAAAAAAAACCGGATACGCCTTCGATAACGAGGAATGCGAAGAAGGGGCACGGTGCATTGCCGCGCCGGTACGGGACTATACCGGCAGAATCAAAGCGGCCATCAGCGTCAGCGGTCCGGTGGTGCGCATGACGGATAAGCATATTTTTTCACATCTGCCGATGCTCCTGGACGCGGCGGAGCAAATATCCTTCCGCATGGGCTGGAAACGAACGCCTCCGCCGGAAACTCCGGAACAGCAAAAAGCCTGAAGCCGCTTTACCCGAAGCTCCAGGCTCTTTCTCCCTCACTGGTATTATTTATTATTCTTTATTTCGGGTTAGTCGTGGTAAGCGTTGTCCCTTTTGTTTCTGGTGTATCGTTCTCTGCCGCCGGAGGAATGATCCTGCGAGGAGCGGGCCCTGATGTAGCGCACCTGCTCATCTTCCGGATAAAGCCCCCATCGCGCCAGTCCGGCCCTGCCCTGTTCCAGCCGCGCCAAAGCCAGCGGCAGCAGTTCCACCATCACGCAGTCGTCCTTCAGGCGAATGGCTCCCACCTCGCCGCGCTCCACCTTCAGCGCGGAACACAGGGCGTTCAGAATGCGCCCCACGTCTTTGGAGGAGGTGGAGGTGTGACTGCTGCGCAGACGCGTCATGGTCCCCCTCGGACGGGAAGAACCGCTCAAACGCCGGTCTCCGGAGCCTTCCGTTCGATGGTCGGCCCGTGTGCGCTGCCGGCGCTCCCTCTCGCGATCCAGGTCCGCGTTCAGGCTGTAGCCCGTCGGAGTACGCGCGTTCAGAGCCGCCAGAAGTTTCGCCACGAGAAGTTTCGCGTCGGCCCGTTCCAGCAGGTCGGAAGCCCACTCCAGACAGGAGGCGTGACTTTTTTCGTCAAGTTGAGCCGTCAGAAGTTTTTCCTCCGCGACTTCCCGCTGAACCGTCCGAATCAGGTCGAGGGTGGGGACGTCCTTCCACTCCACTTTCATCTGAGTGGAGCGCAGCATCATTTTGAAGCGTCCGACCTCCAGGGGAGAAAGAAGAATCAGGTCCGTTCCCTCGTGTCCCGCCCGACCGGTCCGCCCGCTGCGGTGAACGAAGGTCTCCCGGTCGTCGGGAAGCCCAATCTGAATGACATGGGTCACGCCTTCCACGTCCAGTCCCCGGGCCGCAACGTTCGTCGCCACCAGGTGAGGCATGGACCCCGACCTGAAGGAGGCCAGAACCGCGTTGCGTTCGCGCTGGGTCATATCTCCGTGCAGCGCCGCCGCGCTGAATCCCTCGTCCTGAAGGCGCTGAGCGATCTCGATGGATTCCAGCCGGGTATGACAGAATATCAGGCTGCGCCCCGGACGCTCCCAGAGGAGTACGTTGACAAGACCCTCGAAACGGCGGCGGGAGGGAATCATATAGACCCGATGCACAATATCCTCGTGCTGAGCGCCATCCTGAACCAGCGAAATGGTCTGAGGATTGTCCAGGTACCGCTTCGACAGCTCCCGAACCTCCGGCGGCATCGTGGCGGAAAAAAGCCAGGTTCTCCGCTCCGCCGGAAGAGCGTTCAAAATTCCCTCCAGCTCGTCCCGGAACCCCATATCCAACATCTGGTCCCCTTCGTCCAGCACGACATAGCCGATGTTTTCCGTTTTCAGGCTGCCCCGTTCCACGTGGTCCAGAGTCCTGCCCGGCGTCCCGACCACAATGGCCGGCCCGTCCCGCAGCGACCGGAGCTGGGGGGACATTTCCATCCCTCCCACCAGAGTGGTCACGGAGAGGTTCATAAACCGCACCAGCCACTCCGCCTCCTGGGCGCTTTGCTGCGCCAGTTCCCGGGTGGGGGAAAGCACCAGAATCCGAGAGGAACGTTCTCCCTTTTTCATATTTTGCAAAAGAGGAAGCAAAAAGGCCAGGGTTTTTCCCGAGCCCGTTTTTGCCCGTACGATAAGATCGCTTTCTCTGCAGTTCGTCTCCAACACTCTGCGCTGAACGGGCGTAGGCGACGTAAAACCCTTTTGGGCGATGGCTTTGAGCAGTTCTTCTCTCACGCCATACTGCTCGAAGGTATTCGTCTCCTCCATTTCAGCTTTTTCGACCTCAGCATCTTTTTTCACAACATTTTTTGTTTCCGCAGAAATTCCTGACTCCACCTCAGCAGCATATAACATGTTTCCAGTACCAGTCTCCTTATTAGTAAGATTTTTCACCTCCGGCAGTTTTAAGTCCGGTCGTTGCTTTTTTCATGCTTTTGGGTATTATTCCTCCAAAATTTTATGGTTCCACATAAAAAAGGTGACCACACGGTCACCCTTCCACGGACTCACCTGCTGGCATACTCCATTATCCACTAACTGTTATGACTGTCAACATCTAAGTATTCAGATTTTATATCAATAGTATTACTGAATATTCAACAAACAATTTTCCGACTTCTCTCAGGGCAGGGGTTCATTCCAGAAAGGACAATAGATTCGCAGGTGCGTCAAAGTGCGAAGAGCGTCGTCCACTCTGCCCGAAACCGCGGGGAGTCTCCGCCAGGGGCCGCCGTCAAAGCGCCCCAGGATCAGGGGCTTCCTCCCCCAGTCGCTCCAGATGCTCGTCAGTTTGTCGTCGAGCTGCGTCCCGGGAACCAGGTTTCCCCTGAAAAGCGGAAAGGTCCCCTCCAGAGGGGGCCGGCCCGGCAGCGGCGCCACGATCATCCACTGAGTCATCGACCAGGCGCCCTCCATTTCTCGCGAGGTCAGGGCATGCTGCAGGGGCATGATCTGAATGCCGCCCACCTGTCCCCGGAAGGACGTCGCCACGTCGATCACTCCCGCGTGAGAGGCCCGAATACGCCCCACCGACTGAAATTCCGTCCCGCCAAAACGCCCGACGCCGGTCACGGGATGAACGACCCGAGCCGCCGTTTCAGGGCCGTTTTTTGTCCAGGCGATGACGCGTCCGCCGGGACGATTTTCAAAATCTATCATCCATACGAACGGGCGTTCCGGAAGAGCCGACTCAATTAGCAGCGTCTCTCCCTCCCGGGGAAGGCGTTTCATGGGCTCCCGCCCCTGGGCCGTCTCGATAAAAACCTTCGAGCCCGTAAGAGGGGCGAAACCTCCAAAAAGCCCCGTTCCCGCAGGGGACTGGATCGAAAAAAAAGCGCCCTCCGGGGCGGCGGGGGCAACCGTGACGACGGGAACCAGACTGAAAATACGCCCTCTGCCCTCCTCCACGTCCACCAGAATGTGAATCGCGTTCACCGCCGACGCGCAGACCGTCCCCGGCGTCCCCCACCGGCTGGCGGTATAAGCCGGCCAGTTGGTCTTCGAGGGCAGCGCCTGAACGGCGCCCAGTTCCGCCAGCGAGCCGTCCGGAAACGTCGCGAAAGCCATTTTCCCCCGCTCGAAGGGAATGCGCAAGAGCAAGGAATCCTCCCCCCGGGCCGGAAACGCCATAAAACACAGGATAAAAAAAACTCCCGCTGTCCTCAGTATTGTCTTCATTTTTCTTCCCTTCGAAATCTTTCTTTACTCACTAAATCGGAGACCACCAGACAGCCCACAGGTTGCAGAGGGCGTGGTAGAAAATCGAGGGCAGGACGGACCGGTGCCGGTACCGCAGGGCTCCCATGACCAATCCCGGAAAGAACGTCGCCACCCGAAGCAGCCTCTGGGACACAAAGAGGTGAGAAAGCGCGAACAGCAGCGACACCAGGGGAATGGCGACCCAGGGACCCCAGCGACGCACAGCGAGGGTCTGCAGCCACCCCCTGTAAAAGGTCTCTTCGATAAAAGCGGCCGCCAGCCCTCCTCCCATCAAATCCAGCGCCCTCCAAAACGAGGGATGGAAGGGACCCGGCCCCCCCCACTCCGAAGGCCAGCGCAGAGAGACGAACGTCAGAGGAATCAGCGTCAGCAGGGTCATGGCGATCGTTTCTTTCCAGGCTCCGGGACCCATAAACCACCGAAGACCGTAACTCTCCTCGGACTCGCGCCTGCGCCGGCACCACCAGGAAGGAAAATAAAGCATGAAAGCGGCGACGACGAATCCAATCAGCAGATTCCTGAACGAAACGGCCATCTTCTACAGCGCCCTCACGAGAACCGTGATTTCTTCGATCACATCCCTCAGAAACAAAACGATATCCAGACGATACATGTAAATCAGCCCCGATATCTTCCACAGAAGATAAATCACAGGAACCCCTACGATGAGAGCGCCCGTTTTGTAAAGCACCTTTGCCGGTATGGTTCCGTAACCTTCGAAAATAACATCCACCAGCCATCCCGCCACCATCAGAGCAAATCCAAAAATCCAGACAGCCAGTCCCAAAAAAATATACGTATTGAGGTAACGCACGTTTTCTCCACCCTGTCCCGGGAACATCTGCAATCCGCCAAAAGTCCCGCGTTTATTCTTATATTATACAGGCGCGAAAAAAAAGCTCCATAAAAAAAGAAAATCATTGAGACGGAAGAAGGCAATCCTCTTGAAAAATCCGGAAAAATCCGCGAAACGCGCCCTTTTGTGGAAATTGTGTTAGAATACTATACTCGGGTTGTAAATTGAAAGTGGGGAAACACAAAGATAAATTTTCCACCAGCGCGAACTTCTCGTTTTCATGAGCAGGAGATTTTTATTTTGTCGGGAGGAATTGAATATCGTGAAGAAGAGTTTTTTGTACCTGATTGCAGCAGGCATATTGGCAGTGACGGCTTCCGCAGTGGTGACGGCCATTGCCGCGGAGCAGACGGCAGCTCCGGCGGCTCCTCAGAAAGACCCGGAAAGAATCCTGGCCACCGTTGAGGGAGAGGCCATCCGGGAAAAAGACGTCGATCAGATTCTTCTGATGGCGGGGCCTCAGGCCGCAACCTATGACAACCCCCAGGGCAGACAGGCCATCCTGGAGGAACTTATCGCAGCCAATCTTTTCACCCTTTCCGGGAAAAAGATGGGTATCGACAAGACGCCGGCCGTTATGAGCACCATAACCTCGCTGACCAATCAGACCATCGCCAGAGCCGCCATCGAAAAGATCCTGCAGGGAGTCGCCGTCTCGGAGGACGAGATCAAAAAGTTTTACGACGACAATCCGACTCAGTTTACGACGCCGGAGCAGATTCACGTCCGCCATATTCTCGTCAGCGACGACGTGACCAGCGCGGACACCATCAAAGACATCCAGGCCAAACTGTCGGAGGGCGTTTCCTTCGACGTGCTGGCCATGGACCGTTCCATTTGTC
This region includes:
- a CDS encoding IclR family transcriptional regulator, whose product is MSVKDLEKNLAPTHINQSSDKLLNLLEIMTEQPEPLRLQDLARICGMNASTALRFLNALQRRKYVEQEASTGRYYLTFKLCALAQNVNSFFDIRSVARPFLRNVTQIFSESCNLAVESDMTVIYIEVEKGPNKMLMSTQRIGNVAPLYCTGVGKLFLTDYSPTALDRLIALKGLTKYTEYTITDPEELKAELERIKKTGYAFDNEECEEGARCIAAPVRDYTGRIKAAISVSGPVVRMTDKHIFSHLPMLLDAAEQISFRMGWKRTPPPETPEQQKA
- a CDS encoding DEAD/DEAH box helicase translates to MKKDAEVEKAEMEETNTFEQYGVREELLKAIAQKGFTSPTPVQRRVLETNCRESDLIVRAKTGSGKTLAFLLPLLQNMKKGERSSRILVLSPTRELAQQSAQEAEWLVRFMNLSVTTLVGGMEMSPQLRSLRDGPAIVVGTPGRTLDHVERGSLKTENIGYVVLDEGDQMLDMGFRDELEGILNALPAERRTWLFSATMPPEVRELSKRYLDNPQTISLVQDGAQHEDIVHRVYMIPSRRRFEGLVNVLLWERPGRSLIFCHTRLESIEIAQRLQDEGFSAAALHGDMTQRERNAVLASFRSGSMPHLVATNVAARGLDVEGVTHVIQIGLPDDRETFVHRSGRTGRAGHEGTDLILLSPLEVGRFKMMLRSTQMKVEWKDVPTLDLIRTVQREVAEEKLLTAQLDEKSHASCLEWASDLLERADAKLLVAKLLAALNARTPTGYSLNADLDRERERRQRTRADHRTEGSGDRRLSGSSRPRGTMTRLRSSHTSTSSKDVGRILNALCSALKVERGEVGAIRLKDDCVMVELLPLALARLEQGRAGLARWGLYPEDEQVRYIRARSSQDHSSGGRERYTRNKRDNAYHD
- a CDS encoding CPBP family intramembrane metalloprotease yields the protein MAVSFRNLLIGFVVAAFMLYFPSWWCRRRRESEESYGLRWFMGPGAWKETIAMTLLTLIPLTFVSLRWPSEWGGPGPFHPSFWRALDLMGGGLAAAFIEETFYRGWLQTLAVRRWGPWVAIPLVSLLFALSHLFVSQRLLRVATFFPGLVMGALRYRHRSVLPSIFYHALCNLWAVWWSPI
- a CDS encoding peptidylprolyl isomerase; the protein is MKKSFLYLIAAGILAVTASAVVTAIAAEQTAAPAAPQKDPERILATVEGEAIREKDVDQILLMAGPQAATYDNPQGRQAILEELIAANLFTLSGKKMGIDKTPAVMSTITSLTNQTIARAAIEKILQGVAVSEDEIKKFYDDNPTQFTTPEQIHVRHILVSDDVTSADTIKDIQAKLSEGVSFDVLAMDRSICPSAPQGGDLGFFSQGQMVPEFETAAFALQNPGDLSEPVKTSFGWHLIRMEERKPASTLAYDNVKPQIAQYLLNEKRAKKYQEVLAELKKEYRVEISQPVSGDAPGGK